CTGGTGCTGGGCAGTCCGAGGGCTACGCCGATAAAGTAAAAGACGACGGCCGAAGTTACGAGGCAGAGCAGCGACCAGACTCCCTGATGGCGGACTCTCCTGATTATCTCGACCTGCTGGATGCCGGAGCTGACGATCGTCGTATCGGAGATAAGACCTATGTTGTCTCCGAAGCAGGAACCGCCCGCGATGGCGCCTACGGTAAGCGCGATATTTCCGCCGACGATGTGGTTAAGCCAAAGGAAGATCGGCGCGCAGGCCGCGAACGTTCCCCAAGAGGTCCCCGTCGCGATGGACAGGACGGAGGTGACCAAAAGGGCGACGACGGCGAGCACCTTCGCGTTGAGACCGGCGGCGAGAGACATATTGATGACGGCGGCGGCGACGCCGGTGGCCATAAAGCATTCTGCGACGGCGTAAGCAGCCTGAAGAATAAGGAAAACTATCAAAAAGTGTTTCAGATTATCAAGGGCCGCGTCAAGACAGTCCTGGAACTTATAGCGGTCTACGATCATCGCGATGATGACAGAGTACATGAACGAAAGCGGCGCGGCCAGAAGGATATCCATGCCCGAGAGCATGAGACCCGCTATAACACATATAGGCGTAAGTTTCAACAAAGCTTTCATTACCGATAAATGCCTCCTTTTCAACTATGCCTGTTTCAACAGACAAAATCGGAACCTGAGAGAACCCTCGATACGGCCCTTTGAAAACCGCACGCACCGGCCCTCCCATCCTCGGAACGCGTGGGAACGCTTTGTATTATCTCCGCTGGCATACCTCCTTTTGAATTGCAGGCAGAGTACAAATAACAAAAAAGCCCTCGCCTTTAATTGGTATAGTGTAGAAATTTATAACAAATTACTTATCCGATAAATGATGGCATTTTAGCATGGTGAAATATATTAATACTAAAATGCCATCATGTTATGACTTAATACAGCCCTGCCGTTTCGCCGCCGTCTATTCGGATGTCGGCTCCGGTGATGTATTTCGCGTCGTCGGAGGCGAGGAAGGCGTAAAGCTTGCCGACCTCTTCCGGTTCGGCGTGGCGCTTCATCGGGATGCCCTCGTTTACTTTGGCGAGCATCTCTTCAGTGTACTCGGCTTTCTGCATGGGAGTGAGGACATAGCCGGGGCATACGCAGTTCACTCGAACGATCGGAGCGAGTTCGAGAGCCATGCTCTTGGTCAGCAGGATGACTCCGGCCTTGGACGCGTTGTAATCAGTGTACCAGCGGTGCCCCTCCGTGCCGTTGGTAGAGGCGGTCATCAGGATGACGCCGCTCTTCTGCTCCATCATGCGGCGCGCGGCTTCGCGCGCGCAGAGGAACATGCCGTTGAGGTTGATATCGATGACTTTTTTCCACTGCTCATAAGAGATGTCCACGAAGTCGGCCCTGATGCTGATGCCGGCGTTCGAGATAAGGACGTCGATACCGCCGAGCTCCGCGTCCATTTTTTTGAAGGCGCTCTGCACATCTTCCTCTTTGCTGACGTCGCCGACATAAAATCCGGCAAAAGCCGGATTTTCGGCCATCGTCTGCTCGGCCGCCCTCTGATTATAGTCTACGACAAATACCTTGGCTCCCTGCCGCGCGAATACCTGGGCGGTGGCCAGGCCGATGCCGCTTGCCGCTCCCGTGATCATAACTCTTTTTTCCGTAAGTTCTTCATAACGTGCCATAATGTCACTCTCCCGTCACTTAAAATTTCTATGAGACTTTAGCCATCATTTTCCGCGCGTGTCCCGTGATAACGGGAAGATAGCCCCTCAGCTCCTCGTCGAGCGAGCTGTCGCCGGTATCGGCGATCAGGCTCTTGCCAAAGAGCTGCGCCATCTTCGCCGGGGTCGCGATGACCATGATGTTTTCTCTGGGGATCATGCGGATCACTTCGGGGCTAAGCTGCTGGTTTCCGCGGCCGAAGATATGCCCCTGTCCGCCGATCACGGTGATGATGAGCGACCGGCGGCTGCTCTCCACGGAGGAGAGCAGTTCTTTGATCCCGGCTTCCGTCAGGTCTTTGCCGGCCAGTTTGCCGTTCATTACGGCGTCCACGCCGAGCAGGGTACCGTCGAGTCCGAGCCGGTCCGTAAGCTGTTTGGTGGTGGAACCCGAACCGATGAGGTAGAGCGTATCGGGCTTCATGGAGAGTGCGGCGAAGGCGGCCAGGTTCGCCGCTTCCTCCGCGGACCCGCCGCTGCCGCCCGATTTGCGGTCCTGCATGAACTCACGGTCGTCCGGTATCCTCATGTAGCCATAGAGTCGGGCGCGCACGACATTGTCGCGGAAGGCCTCTTCGTCTATATCTACGACCTCCGCCGCCGCGAAGCGCTTAACCCTGCCGAGCAGCAGTTTATTGACGAGCATCCCGGCGTCCCTGGGCCTCTTCGCATATACGCCGGAATGTATCTTGACTCCTGCCGGTATGCCTATGACCGGGATACTCTCGCCGATCACGGAGCATATGTCGCGCGCCGTGCCGTCGCCTCCCGCGAATACGACAAGGCCGACACCCAGCGCCAGCATCATTTCCGCTGCGCGCTTTGTGTCGGCCGGAGTCGTCCTTTCGGATGGGTCAAACAAAAGCTCCGTCTCTATACCGCAGGATCTCAGCAGGTCGGCTCCCATGGCGCCGGAGGGGCTGTAGAAACGGCAGCCTCCCGCGCTCGCGGCAAATTCTTTTACGGCTTCCCCTGCCCGCACGCCGGCCATCGGCACGGCGCCGAGCTCAAGGGCCCGGCGAAGAGTGTCCTCTCCGTCGGTTCCCTTAAGGGCCACCCTGCCCCCCATTCCTGCTACGGGATTGATGAGGAAGCCTATTTTCATGGCCTATTTGGGCTCAAAGTAGCCCTTGTACTTTTTGTTGTAAGCGCGCCAGGTGATCGCGTACTTCGCGGGATCGTCGAAGTAATCGTGGTCGATGTGGTGCACCGTGCTGTTCACAGGAGCGTGCTCGACCGCCTCGGGCTCCTCGTAGCACATGCGGGATATTTCGGCGAGGACCGCGCAGTAATCGTCGATATCCTGCTTTGAATATGACTCGCTGGGCTCGATCGTGAAGGGTTCGGGGATGACCCAGGGCTCGTGGCTCGACCAGTAGTGCGTGCCGAAGTCCGCGATGCAGCGCTGTACGTCGGCGGTGCCGAAACCGGTGTCTTCCTTCATCTTCTGCCAGCTGTAGCGGGCCTGTTCGATACGGGAAGGATGGTTCGGGAAGCTGATCGAGGCGCCCTTTATCGCGAGGATCTTTTTCATGCAGTAGTTGTTGTTGAGGATGGCGACGCGTGAGACCTCGCGCAGGCCGTCGGCTCCGAGCGCCATGATCCATGAGTAGGCCTTGACGACTACGGGGGCGACGCCCCAGAAGGACTTGATCTTGCCGCATGATTTCGGAAGGTCGAAATCCAGGTAATAGCCCTTTTCCGGCGAATACTCAACAAGCGGGACGGGCATGTAGGGACGCAGCTCTTTCTTCGCCGCGACAAGTCCCGTGGCGGGGCCGCCGCATCCGTGCGGAGCGCCGAAGGTCTTGTGAAGGTTGAAGAAGGACATGTCGAAGTTCGCCTCGGCGGTACGCGTAATGCCGAGCAGGCCGTTGGCGTTGGCCTGGTCATAGCAGCAGAGGATTCCCTTCTCGTGAGCGAGGCGGGTGAATTCCTTGATGCGGACGTTGAAGATCCCCGTATCCTCCGGGTTTGTAAAGAATATTGCCGCCGTGCGGTCGGAGATCGCCGCCTTGAAGGCCTCGATATCGGGATACCCCTCTTCGTCGGGCTGGATTATCGTTACCTTGTAGCCCTTAGCCATCGGAACGGCGCAGTCGGCGGGATGTGAGAAGAGTGTCGTGATTATCTCGTCGCGCTTTTCTTCCTCGCCCTTGTCGCGCCAGTAGGCGCGGACGATCGAGGCGAGCGCGAGAACACCGTGTGAGCCGCCGCCGGGCTGCATCGAGAATACGTCAAGCCCAGATATCTCCTTAAAAAGTTCGCCGGTCTTATGGAAAAGCTCAAGGATGCCCTGAGCCGTTTCGTCGGGCTGCAGCGGGTGCATGTCGGCGACCTTGGGGAGCCCCGCGAGGCGGTCGTTGACTTTGGGGTTGTACTTCATCGTGCAGGTCCCCTGGCCGATGTCGATGTTGCCGTCGACGCCGATATTTTCCTGCGAGAGGTGGTTGTAATGACGCACCAGCTGAAGCTGCGCGATCTCGGGAAGATTGGCCTTCTCCTCGCGCACCATGCCTTTGGGGAGGGTGGCGAGGGCCTCTTCCGCGCTCGTACAGCCACAGCAGGGTCCGGGGACAAGGACCGCGCGCGCGCCGGGTTCGCTTATCTCATAGATGATCGGCTCATTCCACTTAGCCTGATGAAATTTCTTTAATCTTTCCAGATTGTTCATTGAAACGGCCTCCTTTACGCCAGAATCTCGCCCAGTGCCGAAGCAAGAGCCTTAATGTCATCCGCCGATGTCTGCTCCGTTACCGCCAGCAGCATGCAGCCCTCAAGCTCGGGGAAATTCCTGCCAAGGTCGTAACCGCCGAGGATGCCCTTTTCAAGCAGCTTCTTGTTGATCTCGGAGACCTTTTTGCCGCTCGCGGAGAAGTCGGCGACGACCTCCTGGAAGGGAGTGCCGGAGAGCCTGTCAAATGAGAGCCCTTTGACACCGGACAGCACCTTCTTCAGGCAGACCTGGCGCTGAAGCACGGCCTCGCCAAGCTCTTTCATGCCCTGCGGCCCCATCGCCGCGAGATATACGCCCGCCGCGATGCCCCAAAGGGCGGAATGCGTGCCGACGAATTCCTTGGCGCTGTCTCGGTTCGCGAACGAGGTGCGCTCCCAGAGGACGTCGCCGAAGCCCCATTCCTTCTCGCTCGTCGGCGCGATGCCGAAGAGACGGGAGGGATACTCGTCGACAAAGCGCGGATCGTCGGCTGTCGCGATAAATCCGGCGACGCCGCCGCCGTAGTTCATATGGAGGCCAAGCCCCTGAATGTCGCCGCAGGCGATGTCAGCGCCATAGTGCGAGGGAGGCGTAAGCACGCCGAGCGTCGAAGGCTCGACGTAGGCGACCATCAGAGCGCCCTTGGCGTGAGCCATGTCGGCGATCTCCTGCGCCTTTTCTTCTACGACGCCGAAAAAGTTTGGATTCATGACAAGCACCGCCGCGACATCCTCCGTCAGCTTCTCTTTCAGGCTGTCAAGGCAGATACGTCCGGTCTTTGCGCCGTAATCCACGTAGGTTATCTTCACATCGGGCTGGAGATAGGTCTGCACCGCCCTCAAAGTGTCGGGATTGATATTGCGGGGGATGAGCACCTCTTTGCGGCGCGCGATGCGCGTTGCCATACGCAGCGCCGTTCCGACGGCCTGACTGCCGTCATAGTTAGGAACGTTGCAGACATCCATATCGAGCAGTTCGGCCATCATCGACTGATACTCGAACATCGCCTGAAAGCGCCCGTGATCTTCGTAAGGCTCGCCGGCGTAGGCGGTGAGGAACTCGGAACGGTTGATGACTTCGTCTACGACTGCGGGGACGTAGCGGTTATAGCAGCCGGCTCCAAGGAAGCAGGCCAGCTCCTGCGCCGTCTTATTTTTACCGAGCATCGCGCCGACGTGGCGGAAAAGTCCCGCCTCATCGTTGAAGGGTTCGGGAAGTTCCATCGCCTGCTTCATGCGCATCTCTTCGGGGATGTCGGCGATCAGTTCTTCGATCGAATCCACTCCGATGAATTTGAGCATCTCGGCCTGTACGGCCGCTTCCGAATTGGGGATATAGGGGTACATCTTCTTTGACATCTGGATCTCTCCTCCTATGCTATGCCGCCGCCGTCCACGACAAGCGACGAGCCTGTCACCCACGGCGCCATGTCGCTGCAGAGGAAAAATACGCACATCGCGACATCCTTCGGTGCGCCAAGGCGGGCCATCGGACGCTGCGCGCATTCTTCCTTATACTTTTCGTCATATACGCCGCCCAGCTGCTCACACTCGCTTTTGAGCATCGGCGTGTCGATATCGCCGGGGCAGACACAGTTTATGTTTATATTGTCGGGGCCGTGGTCGATCGCCATCGCGCGCGTCATGTTCCAGACGCCGCCCTTCGCTGCGCAGTAGGAGACGGCGTGGTCGCCGCCCTTGAGCGCCCAGCCCGAGCCGATGTTCACGATCTTGCCGCCGCCGGCCTTCTTCATATGAGGCACAACATGCTTGCACATCAGATAAACGCTCTTGAGCGTAACGTTGATCGCGAGATCCCAGTCGCTTTCGGGAAGCGTCTCGACCGTGTGACGGCGGGCGACACCGGCGCAGTTGACGAGGATGTCGATCTTAGAATACTTCTCCGCGACATTGTCCGCCAGGGCTTTGCAGTCGGCCTCTTTTGTGACGTTGCACTTGATAAATTCAGCCTTCCCCCCAGCTTCTTTGATCTCTTGTTCGACTTTACGAGCAAGCTCTTCATTGATGTCAGCGATGACGACCGACACCCCGGCGTTCGCAAAGAAGCGGGCGATGCCCGCGCCGATGCCGGAGGCGGCTCCGGTGATAATGGCGGTCTTGCCGTTCATCCCGCAAAGTTTGTTCAGATCCAGCATGTTTGTCTCTCCTTTATTTAAGTATTTATGATGTGAAACGTCATTGCAAGTATCCACTGTATACACTATTTCTTAGATACTTTATATATTATCCGGGCCGGATTGTCAATACTCTTTCGGAACAAAATGAGAGGAATATTTTTTCTCTTCCAAGCGGTCAGTCAGACGGTTTTCCGTTTTCACGCCGCCCGAAAAATATTGATACCATAGAGAATTGAAGAGGCCTCCCGATCGACGGGAGGCCTTCTGACTGAGCGGCCTTATTTACCGCGCGCGGCCGCGCGTTTGCGGTTATTTCGTTATCGCGCCTTGCCGTGATCTTCGCGTTACCTCTTTCTTCTTGCCGCGGCCGGCAGTACCGCTATCGCAAGCAGCGCCAGCGCGCCGAAGCCGGCGCTGCAGCCGCCGGAGCCGCCTATCGTCTTCGTCACACTGTTGCTGTCCATGTTGGTCTCGCCGATCACTTCGCCGATCACGAGCTTCAGGTCGCCGGTGTAGTTCTTGGCCAGATCGCCCGCCAGCTCAACGCCGACCGTCTCGCCGGGCAGCACGCCGGGCAGCCTTTGGACGTCAACGACGTTTCCGTCCTTGTCAACGAGCGAGACTAGCACGTTCAGAGCGGCTTCCGTTCCCTTGTGCGTTATCTCGGTCGCGGCCTTGACGCCGTCCTGGTCCAGCGTGTAGGTGAAATCGTTGTCGGTGTCGCAGAGGTCTACTTCGCCTATGCCGAAGAACCATGGATCGTCCGCCGATGTGTCGCCGGCAACCTCGGCGTCAAGCTCGCCCGCCGCTATCAGCGCGGAGGCCTGCTTCGGCTCCTTGGGCGCCGCGATGCAGACGTCATACCAGCCCTCGTTGTTGTCGCACGCCTCGCCGATCCCGTGGTACGGCAGCTCGTCTATGCTCTTGTCCGGGTTCACCGTTACGAATACGCGGTAGTGCCCGTCCGGCACCGCCGTTACGTCCCAGGAGACCGCGGCTAGCTTGTTGTTGTAATCCGTGAGGTTATCCGTGTTCCAGACGGGGATCTGGTCGATCGTCGTCTCCGCTATCTGCGTTCTGCTGCCCACGAGCTTGCCCAGTTCCTTCTTCGTAGAAGTTGCCGGCCGCCATGTCCAGCGCGCCGATCTGCCTGAACTTCCACCAGTTGTCCCAGAAACCGTATAGAAGCTGCTGCTTGGAGAAGCTCGTCGTTTTGTACGAATAGGCGGCCGCAGCCAGCATGTGGCTGCCGTACCCGTATCCGTTCGGCTCCGTGTAGGTCAGGACGATGTCGGCCCTTCCGTCGCAGTCGATATCGGCAAGCACGCCTTTGCAAAGGTGAATTTCCGTGATGCCCTGTTTGAATGCGAGATCAAAGCGTCCGTGTGGTCCATCTCGGTGAGCTTGGCGCCCTCGTATGTGTAGAGGCGCCAGTGCAGGCCCCACTTGCCGCTGTTGTAGGAGTCCTTGTCCCTCGCGTAGCCCGCTACGAGAAGCTGCTCGCGCCCTTCGCCCTTAACGTCCCCAAAGGAGACGCCGATGCGCTTTTTCGTGTTGGCGGTATCGTGATAGGCGAGCTCCGTCTTGATCTCGGCGGCCTGCGCAAAGTGGTTGTCGGAGACCTTATAGAGCCTCAGGCGGTAGTAGCCATCGGTGTTTTCGTCGCTGAGGAATGCCAGCTCCTGTATGCCGTCGCCGTCCACGTCTCCCGCCGCGCACTCGACGACGAGCTTGTCAAGCTCCCTCGCCGCCGCGAATTCAAAATGCGAGTAGAACTCCATGCCGGAGGCCGATTTCAGCGTGCCGGAGGCGTCGGCCTGCACCTGCATGTCGGGGAGGCGCGAGATGTGAAGGTAAAGCTTGTCCGAGACCTTCGAGACGCTTGCCGCGACGATGTCCCTCGTGTCGCTGGTCGTCCAGCGGCCGGAGTAGAGGCCGATCGCGCGCGGGGAGTTAGCGTGGTCCGCCAGCTTATAGTTAAGCTTCCTACTGCCCGCCGTGCTCATGTCGTTCACAGCGAGCTTGTCCGCCTTGTAGGCGAAAAGGCGGATATTGCCTTCGACGGGGACCGGCCTGGAGCATGTACGAAGTTTCGTCGCCGCGCAGGCGCAGCGTGCCGTACGTTGAGTAGAAGCCATTCGCGTCGTCAAGTCCGCCGTCGAGGCAGAGCTTGTTGTACTCGCCGTTGTAATATGAAACCTTCTTGTCTCCCGTCACAGAGGCGTCGGGGCTGATTGCGGAGACATACGCAGCGTGCTTTTCTCCATATCTTCCGTCTGTGCCGGTGTTTGTCGCGCGCACCATGATTAGGTCGTCGCCCTTGAGCAGCGTCTTGCCGCTCGCAAACGGATCCGTCTCGCCCGGGCGTTTGCCGCCCGTCTCTATAGCGGCCGCTATCTGCGGCCCGACGTAGACGCCAGCCGCCAAGAGCAGCAGCGCCGCCGCGGCCAGAAGCCGCACGCGTTTTCCGGTAAATCTGCCGAAATACTTCATCCTTATCTCCTCCTTAATCTCGACCGGCCCGCACCTTTACGGCCGGATATCCTCCGCTCCATGATGCCCTCGCAGAGAACGGTAAACAATGTGACTCAATCGCTTTGTCTTCCACTATATCAAACGAGGTACAACAAAGGTACAACAAATCAGGGGGCGAAAAGGGGGCGGGGAAAGATAAATAGCGATTTATATTTTTAAGCCTCCCTCGCCGAGGGAGGTGGGCCGGCGCGCGGTTTTTGCGCCGGGTCGGAAGGAGTGTTGTACTGTTTGGCGCGGTTTTCCGCGCTAAACAGTGCCCGCGGCGCAAGCCGCGGAAAAGGCGGAAGAAGATAAGATCAAGATCAAAACACAAAACCCAAGGTCAAGCCTCCTCCAGTCTCGGCGGAAAAACACCACCGAGCCAGCCCCCTCCGGCGAGGGGGCCTTTAAAAGCATAAACCGAAATCGCTGAATATCGACAATTTGCGTTTTGTGAGTGCCCGCTAAATCGCTGTTTACCGTCCTGCCGTAAAAAATAACCTGCCGTCAATTCACCGTCACCGCGGGTTTTCTTATTTTCCGCTTGCAAATCGGCCGCGTACTATGTATATTTTTATCTGAAGGCAAATTGGGGAGCTGATTGAATATGGTTATGACTACATCATCCGTGCAGACCGCGGCCGGGTTCGTGTATGATCAGTTGAGAAGGAAGATTTTTGAAAAAACGCTGGTCAGCGGACAGCGTCTGCCGGAGGTGGCGATCGCCAAGGAGCTGCAGGTGAGCCGCACTCCCGTGCGCGAAGCCTTGAGACGCCTTGAGAACGAGGGGCTGGTCCAGATAATCCCGGGCTGGGGCGCCTGTCTCGCCTCTCCGACCAGGCAGGAGATAATAGATACATACGAAGTGCGCGAGGAGCTTGAGGTCATGGCGATACGCAAGGCGGCGAAGCAGATCACGCCGCTGCAGATATGCCGACTGCAGGAACAGATCGACGCGGAACACGAGACCTTTGTAAAGCGCAATCTTGAATCCTACCTCACGGTCAATGACAATTTCCATATAATCATCGCCGAATCCTC
The window above is part of the Cloacibacillus evryensis DSM 19522 genome. Proteins encoded here:
- a CDS encoding SDR family NAD(P)-dependent oxidoreductase; this encodes MARYEELTEKRVMITGAASGIGLATAQVFARQGAKVFVVDYNQRAAEQTMAENPAFAGFYVGDVSKEEDVQSAFKKMDAELGGIDVLISNAGISIRADFVDISYEQWKKVIDINLNGMFLCAREAARRMMEQKSGVILMTASTNGTEGHRWYTDYNASKAGVILLTKSMALELAPIVRVNCVCPGYVLTPMQKAEYTEEMLAKVNEGIPMKRHAEPEEVGKLYAFLASDDAKYITGADIRIDGGETAGLY
- a CDS encoding ATP-NAD kinase family protein, with translation MKIGFLINPVAGMGGRVALKGTDGEDTLRRALELGAVPMAGVRAGEAVKEFAASAGGCRFYSPSGAMGADLLRSCGIETELLFDPSERTTPADTKRAAEMMLALGVGLVVFAGGDGTARDICSVIGESIPVIGIPAGVKIHSGVYAKRPRDAGMLVNKLLLGRVKRFAAAEVVDIDEEAFRDNVVRARLYGYMRIPDDREFMQDRKSGGSGGSAEEAANLAAFAALSMKPDTLYLIGSGSTTKQLTDRLGLDGTLLGVDAVMNGKLAGKDLTEAGIKELLSSVESSRRSLIITVIGGQGHIFGRGNQQLSPEVIRMIPRENIMVIATPAKMAQLFGKSLIADTGDSSLDEELRGYLPVITGHARKMMAKVS
- the gcvPB gene encoding aminomethyl-transferring glycine dehydrogenase subunit GcvPB; protein product: MNNLERLKKFHQAKWNEPIIYEISEPGARAVLVPGPCCGCTSAEEALATLPKGMVREEKANLPEIAQLQLVRHYNHLSQENIGVDGNIDIGQGTCTMKYNPKVNDRLAGLPKVADMHPLQPDETAQGILELFHKTGELFKEISGLDVFSMQPGGGSHGVLALASIVRAYWRDKGEEEKRDEIITTLFSHPADCAVPMAKGYKVTIIQPDEEGYPDIEAFKAAISDRTAAIFFTNPEDTGIFNVRIKEFTRLAHEKGILCCYDQANANGLLGITRTAEANFDMSFFNLHKTFGAPHGCGGPATGLVAAKKELRPYMPVPLVEYSPEKGYYLDFDLPKSCGKIKSFWGVAPVVVKAYSWIMALGADGLREVSRVAILNNNYCMKKILAIKGASISFPNHPSRIEQARYSWQKMKEDTGFGTADVQRCIADFGTHYWSSHEPWVIPEPFTIEPSESYSKQDIDDYCAVLAEISRMCYEEPEAVEHAPVNSTVHHIDHDYFDDPAKYAITWRAYNKKYKGYFEPK
- the gcvPA gene encoding aminomethyl-transferring glycine dehydrogenase subunit GcvPA, producing MSKKMYPYIPNSEAAVQAEMLKFIGVDSIEELIADIPEEMRMKQAMELPEPFNDEAGLFRHVGAMLGKNKTAQELACFLGAGCYNRYVPAVVDEVINRSEFLTAYAGEPYEDHGRFQAMFEYQSMMAELLDMDVCNVPNYDGSQAVGTALRMATRIARRKEVLIPRNINPDTLRAVQTYLQPDVKITYVDYGAKTGRICLDSLKEKLTEDVAAVLVMNPNFFGVVEEKAQEIADMAHAKGALMVAYVEPSTLGVLTPPSHYGADIACGDIQGLGLHMNYGGGVAGFIATADDPRFVDEYPSRLFGIAPTSEKEWGFGDVLWERTSFANRDSAKEFVGTHSALWGIAAGVYLAAMGPQGMKELGEAVLQRQVCLKKVLSGVKGLSFDRLSGTPFQEVVADFSASGKKVSEINKKLLEKGILGGYDLGRNFPELEGCMLLAVTEQTSADDIKALASALGEILA
- a CDS encoding SDR family NAD(P)-dependent oxidoreductase, producing MLDLNKLCGMNGKTAIITGAASGIGAGIARFFANAGVSVVIADINEELARKVEQEIKEAGGKAEFIKCNVTKEADCKALADNVAEKYSKIDILVNCAGVARRHTVETLPESDWDLAINVTLKSVYLMCKHVVPHMKKAGGGKIVNIGSGWALKGGDHAVSYCAAKGGVWNMTRAMAIDHGPDNININCVCPGDIDTPMLKSECEQLGGVYDEKYKEECAQRPMARLGAPKDVAMCVFFLCSDMAPWVTGSSLVVDGGGIA
- a CDS encoding Synerg-CTERM sorting domain-containing protein, producing MGSRTQIAETTIDQIPVWNTDNLTDYNNKLAAVSWDVTAVPDGHYRVFVTVNPDKSIDELPYHGIGEACDNNEGWYDVCIAAPKEPKQASALIAAGELDAEVAGDTSADDPWFFGIGEVDLCDTDNDFTYTLDQDGVKAATEITHKGTEAALNVLVSLVDKDGNVVDVQRLPGVLPGETVGVELAGDLAKNYTGDLKLVIGEVIGETNMDSNSVTKTIGGSGGCSAGFGALALLAIAVLPAAARRKR
- a CDS encoding GntR family transcriptional regulator, whose amino-acid sequence is MVMTTSSVQTAAGFVYDQLRRKIFEKTLVSGQRLPEVAIAKELQVSRTPVREALRRLENEGLVQIIPGWGACLASPTRQEIIDTYEVREELEVMAIRKAAKQITPLQICRLQEQIDAEHETFVKRNLESYLTVNDNFHIIIAESSGNNTLVGYIKNILSRTFVQMIFFESFFDFNTNPSLEEHIIILDALKRHDEEECIRLIREHLRLSMEGLKTR